In the genome of Natronorubrum sediminis, one region contains:
- a CDS encoding transcription initiation factor IIB family protein, which yields MTQSVYEQSELCPVCESDDIDDSVEVCDAICESCGFVISENTDSTSLEWDVAEGFFSSSEDKDWMSECRIRNATDQQLAEAFETLEEFANQLGLSDDLRGKTAEIYCDAFRAEITDGRVTACIIAACLRLASRRGDLPIPMSRLTEFSSVDEKKFHRSHLALCDELDIEPRTPAPSEYVSFLQLELGLTDADYEEVEQLVDEVEREQMFVGKDPAGIAAGGVYLLQEDFTQLDVAKAVGLSTETVRQRVKDLQKVFDDV from the coding sequence ATGACACAGTCGGTATACGAACAAAGCGAACTCTGTCCCGTTTGTGAATCAGATGATATCGACGATTCTGTAGAGGTGTGTGACGCGATCTGTGAATCCTGCGGGTTCGTCATTAGTGAGAACACGGATTCCACTTCATTAGAATGGGATGTAGCTGAAGGATTCTTCTCATCCTCGGAGGATAAAGACTGGATGTCGGAATGTCGAATCAGAAACGCAACCGACCAACAACTTGCGGAGGCTTTTGAGACGCTGGAGGAGTTTGCTAACCAACTCGGGCTTTCAGACGATTTGCGGGGAAAGACAGCGGAGATCTACTGTGATGCATTTCGAGCCGAAATCACTGACGGAAGGGTAACCGCTTGTATTATTGCGGCGTGCCTTCGATTGGCATCCCGACGTGGAGACCTTCCGATCCCGATGAGCCGGCTTACTGAGTTTTCGAGTGTTGACGAAAAGAAATTCCATCGCAGCCACCTCGCCCTGTGTGACGAGTTGGATATAGAACCTCGTACGCCAGCACCATCGGAGTACGTATCGTTCCTTCAATTGGAACTAGGACTGACAGATGCCGATTATGAAGAAGTAGAACAGCTCGTGGACGAAGTTGAGAGAGAGCAGATGTTTGTGGGGAAGGATCCAGCTGGGATTGCAGCTGGAGGTGTCTACCTTCTACAAGAGGATTTTACGCAGTTGGATGTTGCCAAGGCAGTTGGGCTGTCAACTGAGACTGTACGACAGCGTGTCAAAGACCTCCAGAAGGTTTTCGACGATGTTTGA
- a CDS encoding recombinase family protein has protein sequence MFDQESVRERVAENGETQQLRASVYARTSSKSQEYGYSLDAQVRRSIDRCESLGWKVWFVFRDEAESGKDTDRPMFRKMLSAAEKQVFDVVVIWKLDRFSRSLMHAVQLESELRQHNVSLYSVTEQIDTTSATGRFNFRNIASAAEFERDMIKQRTQMGLNELASELKWPNNSPPLGYELDSERKLMLVEQEADIVAGIFERYIEERSMPEVARCLNEQDIQTREGGEWTPRAVGDILRNEIYAGVYEVADISKHVPEYQIIDSDTFEEVKSIRHRFQGGGASKSSMSNPRKERAINRIREMYQEYRSANSVEDRL, from the coding sequence ATGTTTGATCAGGAATCTGTGCGTGAACGAGTTGCAGAAAACGGGGAGACTCAGCAACTCCGAGCATCAGTATACGCGAGAACGTCGTCTAAAAGTCAGGAGTATGGGTACTCATTAGACGCGCAAGTACGTCGGAGTATAGACCGATGTGAATCGCTCGGATGGAAGGTTTGGTTCGTTTTCCGTGACGAGGCTGAGAGTGGTAAGGACACGGATCGTCCGATGTTCCGGAAAATGCTGAGTGCCGCGGAGAAGCAGGTATTTGATGTGGTCGTGATCTGGAAGCTGGATCGATTTTCACGGAGTCTGATGCACGCAGTACAGCTGGAATCTGAACTGAGACAACACAACGTGAGTCTGTACAGCGTAACGGAACAGATCGATACGACGAGCGCGACGGGACGGTTCAACTTCAGGAATATTGCTAGTGCAGCTGAATTTGAACGGGACATGATAAAGCAACGGACCCAGATGGGGCTCAACGAACTTGCGTCCGAACTGAAGTGGCCGAATAACTCGCCACCGTTAGGTTATGAGTTGGATTCTGAAAGAAAACTCATGCTCGTAGAGCAGGAGGCGGACATAGTTGCTGGGATATTCGAACGCTATATCGAGGAACGATCGATGCCGGAGGTTGCGAGGTGCTTGAACGAGCAGGATATCCAGACACGAGAAGGGGGAGAGTGGACACCACGGGCAGTGGGTGACATCTTACGGAACGAGATCTACGCAGGAGTCTACGAAGTCGCAGACATTTCTAAACATGTTCCTGAGTACCAAATAATTGATTCAGATACGTTTGAAGAGGTAAAATCGATTCGTCACCGATTCCAAGGAGGTGGTGCTTCGAAGTCATCAATGTCCAACCCACGGAAGGAGCGAGCGATCAACAGAATACGAGAAATGTATCAGGAGTACCGTTCGGCTAATTCCGTCGAGGATAGATTATGA
- a CDS encoding recombinase family protein codes for MVPVVGSSLLLTSSEGSLWDYARNSPDTQSDGDSTQPVSQSGTSHHDSGEVENGSEPAGGSSGDETEIDEAEKCVLIYVRVSSNEQKEDGRSLESQEDELTSIVDANPNMRTYMQEPIRDEGKTGTNFEREGIQRVAELAHNDEVTHLFVDTIDRIGRSVAETIMFIKHLRTKCDVKLLTRTQEFDVLKPTDKMQVTMLASMADFGTMNRARSSHRSKADNFLKDKQWSSWYGSDVPVGYVRIDEEDWIQPIEWMKPIIRDIFDEFIEQESYADVESIINERYSEELSRLSEETNEDGDINEDSGLTYSQIRSMLRRPLYKGEPTIPVTSLEHYEPYPSIVDPGLALVSEDKFKKAQEIIVELRKKHSSNENVTFSPADYNEEFSPFVVEATSPIVELQCPKCRERLNSRGQYLIDGEHASRMYECSNAECDFYRRWPNESEREMMKMLVNLDKLHSIL; via the coding sequence GTGGTCCCCGTTGTCGGCAGTTCATTGCTGCTGACCTCATCTGAGGGATCACTCTGGGACTACGCTCGGAATTCGCCCGACACCCAGAGCGACGGTGACAGTACGCAGCCTGTTTCTCAAAGTGGGACTTCTCATCACGACAGTGGAGAAGTTGAAAACGGCAGTGAGCCAGCAGGGGGTAGTTCAGGTGACGAGACTGAGATCGACGAGGCCGAAAAATGTGTACTCATCTACGTACGCGTGAGTTCGAATGAACAGAAGGAGGATGGTCGTTCATTAGAATCCCAAGAAGATGAACTCACTTCCATAGTTGACGCAAATCCGAATATGAGAACCTATATGCAGGAACCCATCAGGGATGAGGGGAAGACTGGAACAAATTTCGAGCGAGAAGGAATCCAGCGTGTTGCGGAATTAGCACACAACGACGAAGTAACTCACCTTTTCGTGGACACAATTGACCGAATTGGTCGAAGCGTCGCGGAGACGATTATGTTCATCAAACACCTGCGAACGAAGTGTGACGTCAAGTTATTAACCAGGACACAAGAATTCGACGTTCTCAAACCAACCGACAAGATGCAGGTGACGATGTTAGCTTCGATGGCTGATTTTGGAACGATGAACCGAGCTCGATCATCACACAGATCCAAGGCAGATAATTTCCTAAAAGACAAACAATGGAGTTCGTGGTATGGTAGTGATGTCCCTGTAGGATACGTGCGTATTGACGAAGAAGACTGGATACAGCCGATTGAGTGGATGAAACCTATAATCAGGGACATCTTCGACGAATTCATCGAGCAAGAAAGCTATGCAGATGTAGAATCGATAATAAACGAAAGGTACAGCGAGGAACTCAGCCGTCTTAGCGAAGAGACAAATGAGGATGGAGATATAAATGAGGATTCTGGATTGACCTATTCTCAAATTCGTTCGATGTTACGTCGGCCGCTCTATAAGGGTGAACCGACAATCCCGGTCACGTCACTTGAACACTATGAGCCATACCCAAGCATAGTGGATCCTGGGTTGGCTCTTGTCAGTGAAGATAAATTTAAAAAGGCTCAGGAAATCATAGTAGAGCTAAGAAAGAAACACAGCTCTAATGAGAATGTGACATTTTCCCCAGCCGACTACAACGAAGAATTCAGCCCGTTCGTAGTTGAGGCCACCAGTCCTATTGTAGAGTTACAATGTCCCAAGTGTCGTGAAAGGCTGAATTCCAGAGGTCAGTACTTGATTGACGGAGAACACGCATCTCGCATGTATGAATGTTCCAACGCTGAATGCGATTTCTATCGACGATGGCCAAACGAATCGGAGCGTGAAATGATGAAGATGCTGGTGAATCTGGATAAGTTACACTCAATCCTCTGA
- a CDS encoding tyrosine-type recombinase/integrase yields the protein MSESSIDQLSQEDLLERLANELGPDLKPCTPEHGIQRYLKKRRSELTENTLTEYERKLSRYGQYLDRNGIEDLRELDGRTLDDMIAWRRYDSTDEVEELATKTIRDDLFVLRNWVQYLEDIDAVTPDLSNSISIPDLRDGDGVRDVDMDPERVERVLDYLATFEYASLDHVIWALTAGTGRRTGCLIALDCDDTHLADEAPFLEFSHRPETETRLKNCEQSEGHVALTPAQADVIRDYLTNTRPDVEDDHGREPLLATSHGRISNSTFRRCIYRWSRPCSIGTDCPHDRDPEACEANRSSDDASKCPSSRSPHTLRHGFITDARRNGVPIDLLSDRCDVTEEVIRKYYDETTEEERREVRRQILDKHANENGGGYL from the coding sequence ATGAGTGAGTCCTCGATCGACCAGCTTTCCCAGGAAGACCTGCTTGAGCGACTCGCCAACGAACTCGGCCCTGATCTCAAACCGTGTACGCCCGAACACGGCATCCAGCGTTACCTGAAGAAGCGACGCTCGGAACTCACCGAGAACACCCTCACCGAGTACGAGCGTAAACTCAGCCGTTACGGACAATACCTCGACCGGAACGGCATTGAGGATCTCCGCGAGCTCGATGGTCGGACCCTCGACGACATGATCGCCTGGCGGCGATACGACTCCACTGACGAGGTTGAGGAGCTGGCGACGAAGACTATCCGAGACGACCTCTTCGTACTCCGGAACTGGGTTCAGTACCTCGAAGACATTGACGCGGTTACACCTGACCTTAGTAACTCGATCTCCATCCCCGACCTCAGAGACGGTGACGGAGTCCGGGACGTCGATATGGATCCTGAGCGAGTCGAGCGCGTCCTCGACTACCTCGCCACGTTCGAATACGCGTCGCTCGACCACGTCATTTGGGCCCTCACCGCTGGCACCGGCCGCCGCACCGGCTGCCTAATCGCGCTCGACTGTGACGACACCCACCTTGCGGACGAGGCACCTTTCCTGGAATTCAGCCACCGCCCAGAGACGGAGACCCGGCTGAAAAACTGTGAGCAAAGCGAAGGCCACGTCGCACTAACCCCGGCCCAGGCTGACGTCATCAGAGACTATCTCACAAACACGCGTCCGGATGTCGAAGACGACCACGGCCGTGAGCCGCTCCTAGCAACCTCGCACGGCCGAATCTCGAACTCGACGTTCCGCCGCTGCATCTACCGCTGGAGCCGACCCTGTTCGATCGGCACTGACTGCCCCCACGACCGCGATCCAGAGGCTTGCGAGGCAAACCGGTCGAGCGACGACGCCTCGAAGTGCCCGTCCAGCCGCTCGCCACATACGCTGAGACATGGCTTCATCACCGACGCCCGGCGCAACGGCGTCCCCATCGACCTCCTCAGCGATCGCTGTGATGTCACGGAGGAGGTCATCCGGAAATACTATGATGAGACAACGGAAGAGGAGCGCCGCGAAGTGCGTCGTCAGATCTTGGACAAGCACGCTAACGAAAACGGGGGTGGGTACTTATGA
- a CDS encoding TrlF family AAA-like ATPase produces the protein MTLDRGSKWRKWDLHVHTPESFEEHYGFDGEEEVEKYDGNHWKKYLDELESVTDDIAALGITDYMSVDGYEKIIEERENGRLEQIDLVLPNIEFRLDDLVVENNSGDTTRINAHVIFSDKFSPETIRERFLHRLEFENQNGESLPLSKGSLNTLGGQHIESNPEENHLSPYVAGCKIVTISFDDILDKLDTKKFRNDHMVVLATEGWDDVNWNSQGHLTKERLFRESDALFSSNEGRREWALGITDGVEEFERSFGKPTPCLWGSDAHSYDRLCEPDEERYCWVKADPTFEGLKQVIHEPKRRVRIQSDSPRDFTPIHTLDELSIENGIVDSQLRIEEESIPLNRDLSAVIGGKGAGKTALLDMIATNFEDRWDRDKEKGEPPSDRNSFIQRIQDKEPDIKTKLSFVGEDVDEFSKQVSDETVFESADLVYLPQGKIEEYCRNEDRLHNRIIALVEREVQRTDPEMVNRLDQLRTTTEEIVENFRTITSNIYDLNPSKLNKEKESLQSRKKRLGGDLQSKKAEISNFEEKHADVLEDDEATDLRNELGKLQEEIEQIEDAEKITESVQEKVSRLSDINTQLRKLEGLLEEIDEGENLPRISIQKVKTEIEKNQERLQTQVNRKRARQDEIEEALEEMNDIQQEYSDLLVEKTTIADKISDTKRELDEIGAKLEQIEDLREERESLFVEYIQKFDEVRNQYQTIIDQFESDSSEILSDISFEPAIKARENLETRLERHIDMRRVDEDRLPNVVNKLTDAIEADTQARRKELSREFLNKTQNLTEKMLSGTKEFEYETTVFDDHLSLVEKIYFRDSPMPNLSLGQKGTVLLKILLAEEDTPLIIDQPEENLDNEFIYETLVGAFRDAKLTRQVIIATHNANLVVNTDAEQVIVANYDNNTIGFESGSLENPDIRERVTTILEGGEEAFRRREERYEIG, from the coding sequence ATGACCCTAGACCGCGGATCTAAGTGGCGGAAATGGGACTTGCACGTTCATACGCCAGAGTCATTTGAGGAACATTATGGGTTTGACGGCGAAGAAGAGGTGGAAAAATATGATGGAAACCACTGGAAGAAATATCTTGACGAATTGGAGTCGGTGACTGACGACATAGCAGCCCTTGGTATAACTGACTATATGTCGGTTGATGGGTATGAAAAAATTATAGAGGAACGGGAAAACGGACGATTAGAACAAATTGACTTGGTTCTTCCTAATATCGAATTTCGGCTTGATGACCTCGTAGTCGAGAATAATAGTGGCGATACTACTCGCATAAACGCTCACGTTATATTCAGCGACAAGTTTTCGCCTGAGACTATCCGAGAGAGGTTCCTCCATCGGCTTGAATTTGAAAATCAAAACGGCGAGAGTCTCCCCCTGAGCAAAGGGAGCTTGAACACACTAGGGGGACAGCATATAGAGTCCAACCCGGAAGAAAATCACCTATCTCCGTATGTAGCCGGTTGCAAAATTGTCACAATCTCCTTTGATGATATTCTTGACAAACTTGACACCAAAAAATTTCGGAATGATCATATGGTCGTTTTGGCGACTGAAGGATGGGACGATGTTAACTGGAATTCTCAGGGTCATTTGACCAAAGAGCGCCTATTTAGAGAGTCAGATGCCTTGTTCAGCAGTAATGAGGGTCGCAGGGAATGGGCTCTCGGAATCACGGATGGCGTAGAAGAGTTCGAGAGGTCCTTTGGCAAACCAACACCATGTTTGTGGGGTTCAGACGCACATTCATATGATCGGTTATGCGAACCTGATGAAGAAAGATACTGCTGGGTAAAAGCTGACCCAACCTTTGAGGGACTAAAACAGGTGATTCACGAACCCAAACGAAGAGTTCGTATTCAAAGTGATTCTCCACGTGATTTCACCCCAATCCATACGCTTGATGAGCTTTCTATAGAAAACGGTATAGTTGATTCACAGTTGCGAATTGAAGAAGAGTCGATTCCACTGAACCGTGACCTCTCGGCTGTAATCGGCGGCAAGGGTGCCGGAAAGACAGCTCTCCTTGACATGATTGCGACCAATTTCGAAGATAGATGGGATAGGGACAAAGAGAAAGGGGAACCTCCATCTGACCGAAATTCATTTATACAGCGGATTCAGGACAAGGAACCAGACATAAAAACAAAGCTGAGCTTCGTTGGAGAGGATGTTGATGAGTTCTCTAAACAAGTGAGTGATGAAACTGTGTTTGAATCCGCAGATCTAGTTTATTTGCCGCAGGGGAAGATTGAGGAATATTGTAGGAATGAAGATAGGCTACATAACCGCATTATTGCCTTGGTCGAAAGAGAAGTACAACGAACTGACCCTGAGATGGTTAATCGTTTGGATCAACTTCGCACAACAACCGAAGAAATAGTTGAGAATTTCCGTACTATCACCTCAAATATTTATGACCTCAACCCTTCCAAGCTGAACAAAGAGAAGGAATCCCTACAAAGCAGAAAAAAGAGGCTCGGCGGTGACTTGCAATCCAAAAAGGCCGAGATATCCAACTTTGAGGAGAAACACGCTGATGTATTAGAAGACGATGAAGCGACTGACCTTCGGAACGAACTCGGAAAACTGCAAGAAGAGATCGAACAAATTGAGGATGCTGAAAAGATTACCGAATCCGTCCAAGAAAAGGTATCTAGGCTCTCAGACATAAATACACAACTGAGAAAGCTCGAAGGCCTATTGGAGGAGATTGACGAAGGCGAAAACCTCCCTCGTATCTCTATTCAAAAGGTAAAGACGGAGATTGAGAAAAATCAGGAGAGACTCCAGACTCAGGTCAACCGTAAGCGGGCACGGCAAGATGAGATTGAGGAAGCTCTCGAAGAAATGAATGATATTCAACAAGAGTATTCAGACCTTCTGGTCGAGAAAACAACAATTGCAGACAAGATTAGTGATACTAAAAGAGAGTTAGATGAGATTGGGGCCAAATTAGAACAGATAGAGGACCTCAGGGAGGAACGAGAGTCCTTATTCGTCGAATATATACAGAAGTTTGACGAAGTTCGAAATCAATATCAAACGATTATCGATCAATTTGAATCAGACTCATCTGAGATTTTAAGCGATATCTCTTTTGAACCCGCAATTAAGGCGAGAGAAAATTTGGAGACCCGTCTTGAACGACATATCGATATGCGTCGAGTTGATGAAGACCGCCTGCCGAATGTCGTGAATAAACTCACAGACGCTATTGAGGCAGATACCCAAGCTCGCAGGAAGGAACTATCCAGAGAGTTCCTAAACAAGACACAGAATCTCACCGAGAAGATGCTAAGCGGGACGAAGGAATTTGAGTACGAAACCACTGTGTTTGACGATCATCTGTCCCTGGTCGAGAAGATTTATTTCCGAGATTCACCTATGCCAAACCTGTCTCTCGGGCAGAAAGGGACTGTGTTGCTGAAGATACTATTGGCTGAGGAGGATACGCCACTTATTATCGATCAACCTGAAGAGAACCTCGATAACGAATTTATTTATGAAACTCTAGTTGGCGCTTTCCGAGATGCCAAACTAACACGGCAGGTGATTATCGCTACTCATAATGCCAATTTAGTCGTCAACACTGATGCTGAACAGGTTATTGTTGCAAACTATGACAATAATACTATCGGATTTGAGTCTGGCTCTCTTGAGAATCCCGACATTAGGGAGCGGGTTACGACCATCTTAGAAGGCGGGGAAGAAGCTTTCCGTAGACGAGAGGAGCGATACGAAATTGGCTAA